Part of the Sphingomonadaceae bacterium OTU29LAMAA1 genome, TGCATTCGCCGACATGGGCGGCGACCCCGCTCGACATGAAGGTCGAGGCCGACCGGCATTTCCTGCAGGGCGTGAACCAGCTCGTCGGCCATGGCTGGCCCTATTCGCCGCCCGGCATCGCCGAACCGGGCTGGGCGTTCTACGCCGCCGCGGCGCTCAGCGATCACAATCCGTGGTATCCGGCGATGCCTGCCGTCACCGGCTATCTGGCGCGGGTCAGCGCGATGCTGCGCGAGGGGACCGCCGATCCCGATGTCGCGATCTATGTGCCGACCGAGGATGCGTTCGCGGCAATGCGACCGGCGCGGGCGTCGCTGAACGAAGCGATCCGCGCGCGGCTGGACCCGATGCTGGTCGACCGGGTGCTCGACGCGGGGCGTGCCGTCGACTTCATCGACGGCGCGGCGGTGCTGGCCGGCAAGCTGCGTCATCGTACGCTGATCCTGCCGCAGATCGAGCGCATCGATCCCGCGGCGTACCGCGCCATCGCGGACTATGCGGCGCGGGGCGGCACGGTGATTGCCCTCGGCGCGCTGCCGAGCCGTGGCGTCGGGCTGCGGGAGGCAGCGGCGGGGAACCGGACCGTCGCGGCGGTATCGCGCGCGCTGTCGGGATCGATGCGCGTCGTCGCGCCCGAGGGGCTTTCGGGCGAACTGGCCGCGCATGCCACGGTGGCGCTGGCGCGGCCCGATCCGGCGCTTGGTTTCGTCCGCCGGCGGTTACCCGCGGGCGACCTGTATTTCGTGGCGAATACCGGTCCGGTCGCGATCGATACGACCGCCCGCTTCGTCGGGGACACCGGCAACGGGCAATGGTGGGACCCGGTGACCGGCGAGCGAAGCCCCACCGGAACCGGCGCCATCGCGTTGCGGCTGGCGCCCTATCAGTCGCGTATCCTGATCTTCGGCGACGGCGACATGCCTGCCGGTGCGGCATCCCGCGATCCCGGGACGATCGTCGTGCGCGACCTTTCGACCGGGTGGCGGACCAGCGTCGGCGCGCAGCTGCAACCGGGGCGGTCGTGGGACGGCGTCGCCGGACTGAAGGGCTATTCGGGGGCGATCACCTATACCCGCGAGGTCGATACGCCGAAGGCAGGAGGCGGGCGGCTGCTCCTCGATTTCGGCGAGGGCCGTCTGCGGGCGGGGGATGGCGGGGCGGATCGGCCGCGTGCGGCGATCGACGCGCCGGTACGCGATGCGGCGATCGTCCGGGTGAACGGCCAGACGGCGGGCACGGTGTGGACCGCACCGTGGCGGATCGACGTCACCCGCTGGCTGAAGCCGGGTCGCAATCGTGTGGAGGTGACGGTGATGAACACCGCGCTAAACGCGCTGGCGGCACGCCCCGCGCCCGACCGCCGGTTGCTGGTGGCACGCTATGGCGACCGTTTCCAGGATCAGGACCAGGACAAGATCGTAGCGCAGCCATCGGGACTGATGGGGCGGATCACGCTGCTGCGGTCGCGGTAGACGACGGAATATTCGGATGGGAGAGCGACGGTGACACGGATGAAGACCGCAACATTCATGATCGGCACGATGTCCTGTCTGGCCGCCGTGCAAGCCATACCGGCTGCGGCGAAGGTCGTCGGGATGAATCAGCCGGCGGAGAGCGTGACGGCGGAGAGGATCGCGGCACTGCCAGCCGCCCGGCGCGGGATCTGGACGGCTTATCTTGCGCGGTCGCAGGCGGCGATGCGGGTCGACAAGGCGGCACTCGCCGCCGAGCGCAAGCCGGGCGTTGCCGTTCCGGCGGCTCCGGCGACGGGCAATGGCGTGCTGACGATGCCGCTCGACCGGCCCGACGAATGGTATGCGGGTCCCGAAGCCCGCGCGGTCGCCGATACGATCGTGAGCTTTCAGACGCCGGCGGGTGGCTGGGGCAAGAACCAGCCGCGCGGGGCGGCGCGATTGCCGGGACAGGCCTATGTTTCCGACAATTCGAACGCGGCGGCGAAGCCCGGCGATTTCGATCCGACGCAAAGCTGGCACTACGTCGGCACGCTCGACAATGACGCGACCACGCACGAGATCCGGTTCCTCGCGAAGGTTGCGACGCGGCTGGGGCAGGGTGCGGCGGCACGACCGTATCGGGCCAGTGCCGAACGCGGCGTGCGGTATCTGCTCAACGCGCAATATCCCAACGGTGGGTGGCCGCAGGTCTGGCCGCTGGAGGGTGGATATCACGATGCGATCACGCTGAACGACAATGCGATGGCGCAGGTGCTCGGCCTGCTGACCGAGGTCGCCGATGGCAAGGGCGATTTCGCCTTGATGCCCGCTGCGACGCGATCGGATGCGCGTGCGGCGGCAGCGCGGGGCGTGGCATGCATCCTTGCGATGCAGGTGGTGCGGGACGGGCGACGGACGGGCTGGGGCCAGCAGCACGATGCCCTCACCCTCGCGATCACGTCGGCGCGCAATTACGAACCGGCTGCGCTCGCCGCGCCGGAGAGCGCGGCCGTCCTGCGCTATCTGATGGGATTGCCGCGCGGCAACCCGGCGGTCGAGACCGCGATCGTCGCCGCGGCGGACTGGCTGCGGGCCAGCGCGATCCATGGGCAGGCATGGCGCGACGCGAACGACGGTCTCGGCCGGCGGCTGATCGCCGATCCCGCCGCACCGCCGGTATGGGCGCGTTTCTATACCGTCGATGGCAACCAGCCGCTGTTCGGCGATCGGGACAAGACGCTGCACGACGATTATATGGAGCTGAGCACGGGTCGTCGCCGCGGCTATGCATGGTTCGGCACCGCGCCGGGTGCGGTGCTCGCCGCCTACGATGCGCGCGTGGGGAAACGATAGCGTTTCCCCACGCGCGGTCAGCGCGGCGCGTCCTCGATCGTCGCGCCGAGCAGGCCGATCACGACGTCGTTCGCGCGTGCGCGGATGGTGAGCGAGCGGAGCGACCGGCGCGGATCGAGCGGCAGGCCGAGCACGGTCGCCGCGCCCCCGTCGATCTCTTCGCCGGCACCGCCCGTGCGGACCCGTCCGGTCGCGAGGTCGACGCGCAGCGGCCGGGGGCCGGGTACGCGGAACTGATAATCGTCGATCAGATAGTCGCGTTCGATCGGCCACCATGTCGTCGGATTGTGCAAGGCCAGCCGCGCAGTACCGCCATCGGCATACGTGACGATCACCTCGCCATTGTCGATGCGGCTCTGCATCGGGTTGGTCGTACCCGTCATCAGCAGGCGCAGGAATCGTCCCTGCCCCGTCAGCGGCACGGTCGCGGCGTCGGGGTAGGCGTCCCACCGGGACACGAACACGGCGTTCGACCCTTCGCCCGGCGTACGGAAGCCGCCGCCGTCCGGGAGCCGGAACCAGCCGCCCGCAGCTTTGGCGGCACGACGCAACCCGCCGTCATCGATCCTGGCGGCGGCGTTCACATGCCCCGCCCATGCGCCCATACCCTGCGCGGGCAAGGCCAGCGAGACGAAGGGTGACCGCGGGCTACGGTATTTGCCGGCCTGAAAGATCGCGTCGATGCGATCGTTGAAGGCGTGCGAGAGGTCGACCGCGCGCTGCGGACCGACGGGCGCGCGGTCGACGACGACCGGCGGTGCGGGCTGCGCAACCGGCGCACCGGTCGGGGCCAGCCAGCGCATCGCACCCTGCCGCTTCGCCACCAGCTGCGTACCGCCTGCGGGCGCGGGTACGATCGCCTGCCCCGACCAGTGCACGACCACCTCCGCCGTCGATCCGAACGCGGTGTCGATCAGGATCGCGGGTGCGCCCACGGCGTCGGTATCGCGCTTCCACGCGGCCGGGCGGTCATTCACGCTTACCGCCGCGACGTCGTCCCGCCGCGCGACCAGCCGGAGCTGCACCTGCGCGAACCGCGTGCCGGTCTGCCGCAGCGTCCAGCGGTCGCGATCCCCCTCGCGGCGGAAGGCGATGCCGATGTCGGGGTGATGCAGTTCGGCGTGATCCCAGTCCGCCGGCAGGCCGGGGCGCACGGTCAGGCGGCGGGCGATCGCGTCGGGGGCGAGGCCGAACAATCCCTCCACGATGGTGCGCGCCATCACGCCCGATCCGTCGGCGAAATCGCGCTGCGCCTCGCGTCGGTAGACGTCGAGGTAGTTCAACGAACCGACGTTGCCGGGGCTGATCCCCATGTACATGCTGGCGAGCAGCGCAGCCTTGGCAAGCGTATAGGCCTGATCGGCGCGGCCGGCCTGCCACAGCGCCAGCGCGCTGTGCAGGTTCTCGCCCATCACCACGTTGTTGACCGACCAGCTATAGGGCATCCAGTCGCTCGAGGCGTAGACGGCGTACGGCCGGTCGGCGGGGACGCCGGGCCCCGCGACCGGGATCAGCGGCATGTCGCGTGTCACGGCATCCGCCATCCGCCAGGCTTCGTGCGTGGTGGGGACGCCCGAATCGACGACATGGTAGAAGCTCCACAGCCCGGCGCTCGGGTGCACCGCCCGCTCGCCCAGCCAGTCGCGATATTCGGCGAACCGGCCCTTGTCGGACAGCCACAGTTCGGCACGCATCGCCTGACCGATCAGCGCCGCCTCACGATCGTAGGGGGCAGGGTCCTCGCCCAGCGCCCGTGCGATCCGTGCCGCCTGCCGGTTGTGATAGAGGTTGTAGGCGGAAGCATAGGCGACGCCGCCGCCCGAATAATGGATGTCGTCGCTCGCCCAGATCTGCGCATAGGCTTCGTAGAGGGGCAGGCCGCGCGGGCCGAACGGCCGGCGGAACAGCCGACGCTGCCACGCCAGATGGCGCTGGATCGCGGGCCATGCCTCCCGTGCGAAGCCGATGTCGCCGGTCCAGGCGAGGTGGCGGAACAGCGCGTCGATGAAGACCGCGTTCATGTCGTAATGCGAATTGGACAGGTCACCGTTCGAATGCAGCGCGGTTTCGCTGCGCGCGAGATTGCTGGCCGCATCGGCGGGGGGCAGCGTCGCGGGCACGGGATCGACATTCTGGCGCGGCAGCCAAGCCCGGAAATTCGCCAGCGCACGATCGTGCCAGCCGAGCGCGTCGAGCGCATACGGACCGCGCCAGCCCAGCAGCTTCGTCCGCCACGCGACCGCCCCATGCATGATCGCGGACTGCGGACCGTCCCATACCGCGTCCGCGCCGACGTTGAGCGCACCGATGCTGGCGTCCAGCCACGGATCGGGCGTCGAGATTCGGACGCGCGCGCGCAGGGCCGCGAAATGCGCGCGCGCCGCATCGAACGCCGCGGGCAGGGCGGTTGCGGCATAGGCCGTCGCGAGCGGCGGCAAGGGCGGCGCGGCGCGACGGTCGGCGCTGACCGCGGCGTAGGTCGCGAGGTCGGCGTTCGTCTTCGGCGCATAGGCGGTGCGCTGGAGCAGCAGATGCGCATCGCCGTCGAGGGCGAGCGTGCCGATCGCGATGGGCCGGGCCGGGATTGCTCCGGCGCGCCGCGACGCGAACAAGGCCGCCGGATCGTCCCACCCCGTGGCATCGGCGATGCCGGTGATCGCGCCGTTGCGCACGGTGCCGGTGATCGTGCCGGGGGGACCGGCGATAGCGAAACGGTCGTGTCCCGCGAGCGTGACGGCGTTGCGCTCGGCCAGCGCCGGGCGGAACCCGAACCATTCGCTGATCGGCACCTTTTCCGTGCCGATGTCGCCGTCGCGCTTGCCACGCTGGCCATTCACCCCGCCGAACGACCACATCAATGCGGTTCCGGGGGCGATGCCGGCCCCGCGCGCCCGTACCGCCACGCCCTCCGTCGCCGCGAGCGCGACGACCGTCAGTTCGATCGTGCCGCCGAGCCGGGGATCGGCGATGCGATAGTCGAGCTCGCCGGGCCGATAGCGCGTCGTGATCGAGCGGGCGTCGTGCAGCCACCAGCTCTTCCCGTCGCGGCCCCGCACCGCAAAGCGGAGATTGCCGCCGCGGCCCGGCAGGTAGAGCACGAACTCCGGCCGGTCGCCGCCATCGACCCGGAATGCGGTGTTGCCGCCGTACAACGGACGGTTGAAACGTTCGGTCCCGTTCTCGATGACGAAGGCATCGCCGTCGGGCCGGTAGCGGATCGGGCGGTCGAGCCGGCCCTTCAGATTGGGCTGGACACCCTCGGTCGCGACCAGCGTCTGCGCCGCCACCATCGGCGACCACGCCAGCACCATCATGGTCGCGCCGAGGAGCGAGTGCCGCAAACGAGGCAGGCGGGTCGACATCGTCACCTCAGCCGCCGCGAACCGTGGCACCGGTGCGGCTTTGCCATGCCGGATAGGCGGCGATGACGCGCGCAGGCATGGCGACCCACCAGCTGTAACCGTTGCGTCGCCCCGGCGAGAGGTCGTTGACGTCGTCATGGATCGACTTGTCCTTGTCACCGAAGATCGGCCGACCGGTAACCAGATCGTAGTTGCGCGACCACAGGGGCCCGGCGCCGGGACGGGGGATCAGCTTGCGTCCTTCCGATCCGACCCTGGTGAAGGCGACGTCGTGCAACGCCGTGGCCTTCAGCCAGGCGACCCCCGCATCGATCGCTGCACGGACCGCGGGCGATGGCTTTGGCTCGCGCATCAGGAACATAAGGATGTCGGTCGTTTCCCCGCTGGCGATCGACCGGGGTTCGTAGTTGCGTGCGGAGATCGGCGCGAGCGTCAACGCATCGACCTGTTGCGGCCAGCCGGTCAGCCGTCCGTCCACGCGGACCTGCGCCCGCAGGATCATCGCGGTCACGCGCGTTGCGGCAGAACGGGCGCGGGCACGCAGACCGGCAGGCACGAAACGATAGCCGTCCGCTTCGCCGACCTCCTCCAGCAGCATCGCGACCTGTGCGACGGCATTGTCGTTGAAGGTGATGCCGTCGTGAAAGCCGCCTTCCAGCGGCCAGACCTGCGGCCAGCCGCCGTTGGGATATTGCGCGTTCAGCAGATATCGCACGCCCTTGACGGCGCTGGCGCGATACCGGTCGCCGTCGGAGCCGGGCAGGGCCGCCGCCAGCCGCGCGAGGAAGCGTATCTCCGTGGTGGTGGCGCCGTTGTCGATGGTGCCGACGAAGGTCCAGAACCGGTCTGCCGGCGCATCGAAATTGCCGGTGCCGACCTCCATCGTCTCGGCATCGTTGGC contains:
- the pelA gene encoding pectate lyase; the encoded protein is MKTATFMIGTMSCLAAVQAIPAAAKVVGMNQPAESVTAERIAALPAARRGIWTAYLARSQAAMRVDKAALAAERKPGVAVPAAPATGNGVLTMPLDRPDEWYAGPEARAVADTIVSFQTPAGGWGKNQPRGAARLPGQAYVSDNSNAAAKPGDFDPTQSWHYVGTLDNDATTHEIRFLAKVATRLGQGAAARPYRASAERGVRYLLNAQYPNGGWPQVWPLEGGYHDAITLNDNAMAQVLGLLTEVADGKGDFALMPAATRSDARAAAARGVACILAMQVVRDGRRTGWGQQHDALTLAITSARNYEPAALAAPESAAVLRYLMGLPRGNPAVETAIVAAADWLRASAIHGQAWRDANDGLGRRLIADPAAPPVWARFYTVDGNQPLFGDRDKTLHDDYMELSTGRRRGYAWFGTAPGAVLAAYDARVGKR
- a CDS encoding DUF4450 domain-containing protein — encoded protein: MPRFAAAEVTMSTRLPRLRHSLLGATMMVLAWSPMVAAQTLVATEGVQPNLKGRLDRPIRYRPDGDAFVIENGTERFNRPLYGGNTAFRVDGGDRPEFVLYLPGRGGNLRFAVRGRDGKSWWLHDARSITTRYRPGELDYRIADPRLGGTIELTVVALAATEGVAVRARGAGIAPGTALMWSFGGVNGQRGKRDGDIGTEKVPISEWFGFRPALAERNAVTLAGHDRFAIAGPPGTITGTVRNGAITGIADATGWDDPAALFASRRAGAIPARPIAIGTLALDGDAHLLLQRTAYAPKTNADLATYAAVSADRRAAPPLPPLATAYAATALPAAFDAARAHFAALRARVRISTPDPWLDASIGALNVGADAVWDGPQSAIMHGAVAWRTKLLGWRGPYALDALGWHDRALANFRAWLPRQNVDPVPATLPPADAASNLARSETALHSNGDLSNSHYDMNAVFIDALFRHLAWTGDIGFAREAWPAIQRHLAWQRRLFRRPFGPRGLPLYEAYAQIWASDDIHYSGGGVAYASAYNLYHNRQAARIARALGEDPAPYDREAALIGQAMRAELWLSDKGRFAEYRDWLGERAVHPSAGLWSFYHVVDSGVPTTHEAWRMADAVTRDMPLIPVAGPGVPADRPYAVYASSDWMPYSWSVNNVVMGENLHSALALWQAGRADQAYTLAKAALLASMYMGISPGNVGSLNYLDVYRREAQRDFADGSGVMARTIVEGLFGLAPDAIARRLTVRPGLPADWDHAELHHPDIGIAFRREGDRDRWTLRQTGTRFAQVQLRLVARRDDVAAVSVNDRPAAWKRDTDAVGAPAILIDTAFGSTAEVVVHWSGQAIVPAPAGGTQLVAKRQGAMRWLAPTGAPVAQPAPPVVVDRAPVGPQRAVDLSHAFNDRIDAIFQAGKYRSPRSPFVSLALPAQGMGAWAGHVNAAARIDDGGLRRAAKAAGGWFRLPDGGGFRTPGEGSNAVFVSRWDAYPDAATVPLTGQGRFLRLLMTGTTNPMQSRIDNGEVIVTYADGGTARLALHNPTTWWPIERDYLIDDYQFRVPGPRPLRVDLATGRVRTGGAGEEIDGGAATVLGLPLDPRRSLRSLTIRARANDVVIGLLGATIEDAPR
- the pelA gene encoding pectate lyase, translating into MHRMMTTTLMAILVAAISPGADAKVIGTNVPATSPTRERIARLPAAEQRVWRAYRNRSDAQMAIDRRTLAAELRRGETPPPPPMAVGGGQKKARLDADAGWYATAEARRIGDTVVSFQTPAGGWSKNQDRGGAPRLRGQRYANDAETMEVGTGNFDAPADRFWTFVGTIDNGATTTEIRFLARLAAALPGSDGDRYRASAVKGVRYLLNAQYPNGGWPQVWPLEGGFHDGITFNDNAVAQVAMLLEEVGEADGYRFVPAGLRARARSAATRVTAMILRAQVRVDGRLTGWPQQVDALTLAPISARNYEPRSIASGETTDILMFLMREPKPSPAVRAAIDAGVAWLKATALHDVAFTRVGSEGRKLIPRPGAGPLWSRNYDLVTGRPIFGDKDKSIHDDVNDLSPGRRNGYSWWVAMPARVIAAYPAWQSRTGATVRGG